GGCGCCCCGAAGAAATCATCGAGCACCAGAGATGCAGCGCCCACTATCCATATGTTTGCGCCCAGGCTCGACTCTACAACCTCCAGCCTTTGGGCCAGCACGCCCATGGACCTCCGCCGTATTGAGTCGCGCATCGGCTCCAACAGTGCGCCTCCGAAGTCCAGAGCAGCCTCGCCCGCCACCACGATCATCTCAGGGTTCAGGATGTTCACCAGCGTTGCCAGGCCGACTCCAATGTGTTCACCCGCCTGCCTTACCACGGAAAGGGCCGCGCTATCGCCCGCTGCGGCAGCACGAGCGATCACCGATCTATCGATCTCCCTACCCTCGCTCGCGGCGATGCGGGAGACCACGCTTTCCTGGCCTGACTCGATAACCCGGTTCATCTCGCGAATGATGGCAGCATCAGCCGCAAATGCCTCCAGGCACCCTCGGTTGCCGCACATGCACTCGGGTCCATCCTCATCGATGGTGATATGCCCAATCTCTCCTGCCCCAGCAATGGCGCCACGGTACAGTTTGTTGTCGATGATGATCCCGGCGCCGATGCCAATTCCCACCGTAACGCACACGAAATTCGATGCTCCGCGCCCGTGCCCTTTCCACTTCTCGGCGAGGGTGGCGGCATTGGCGTCGTTATCGATGAACACGGGCACGCCGAACTCCTCTTCGAGCAGGTTGCGCAGGGGGAGGTTCTGCCAGAGGAAGAACTGGGGTGAGATTGACACACCAGTGCGTGAATCGACAATGCCTGGCATGGCAACGCCCATGCCCACGATCTTATCCGTGCTGACTCCGCAATTGGATATGGCCTGGTTGACGGCCTCGGATATCCGCTCTCTTATGGCGCTCTCGCTCAAACGGGTCCCCGTAGGCATCTCCACTGAGCCGATCACCTCGGCGTCAAGATCCGTCACTGCGGCTGTTATGCTCATGGGTGCAAGTTTCACAGCGACCACGAACCTGGCGCTCGGGTTGAACTCAACCATCACTGGCGGACGGCCCACCGACGGCTTGGCAGGATCCTGCTGAGCGTTTCCGATCTCCCGCACGAACCCCTCCTTCAGGAGCAGGCCGACAATACCAGACACAGTGGATCTGCCAAGTCCGGTCAGCCGCGCCACGTCGACGCGGGATATTGGGCCGAATTGCCTTATGGCGTTCACGGCCAGGGATATGTTAATGTCCTTGATGAGCTGCCTATCACCGGTTCTCAGAGTCCTGCCGTCCATCAGGTGCAGCACCTCTCTATCGCAGTTGAAGACTTGACCGCATCGATAACGCTTTCCAATGAACGAATGCCACATGGCAATCTACGCCTAACTTCGAGTTATACCGGCTGTTAGTGTAGTAGTGCATTTGTTCGTTCACTGACAGTACAAATTATTACGCCTATGCGTTCGGCACTGCTTCCGGCAATCCTTCTTCTCCAGAACAAAATGTTGCGCGACTGCCTCTCCGACCGGCCATCTGCGGCAGCGAGGTTCGTATCTGTCAAGGCACGTAACTTGAGCCCACCATCTCAACGGAGTATCATGGATTCAGCTGAATCGAGAGGAGCAGAACGCCGTTGTCACTCTTCAACAGCCCGAAGGATCGGCCCCGGGGTCCAAGATCCCCAGTTGCCCTTCTGATCATCATTCTGGCCATAGGCGCCGGGATCATTGCCTACACAAACGGCGATCCCAGGCGAACCCTGCAGTTGGAGGCCCCCTATGCACCTGGTGAGGCAAGTCGATTCGAAAGCCGCATCGAGGGAAGGCCCTTCGCCTCCTGGGAACTGCGGGTGGAGGCGGATGGCGAGGGCGCTGCCTTGGTATCCGACAAGCAGGGCGGCGATTTCCATGAACAAGCCACGGTATTCGTTGCTCCTGACTACCTCACCCCGGTGAGAACCGAGTTCATTAGGGATTCATCTGAGGGACGCGCAGCCTACACGGCCCTCTTTCACGAAAACGAGGTGGCTATCACCGCCTCTCTCCCATCCGGCGTGCAGGATAAGATGATCGCACCGCCGGCCCAGCCCTGCTTCGACCTTGAGCAGGCGCCCATGCTAATCCGAGCTATTCCATTCCGCCGGGGTTACAGGGCCACGTTCAACACGGTGATTAGCAGGCTCGGGATAACAGGAACCCTCACTGTGCATGTTGTTAAGAAGGAGACCATCTCTGTGCCCGCCGGGAGGTACACTGCATGGGCCGTGGAACTGAAGGGGACAGGTGTTACTGTGTGGGTAGGCGTTGATCCCCCACACCCAATCGTAAAGTATGTGGATAGGAAAGCAAACGCCGTGAGCGAGCTTACGCAGTTCATTCCAGGCAGTCACAATAGCGGCATCTGAGCCTCGGGAAATCGGCCGGACGCCATTCAGACGCTATCCATCGCACTGTAGATCATGATGAGGTGGACATATGCACGCGATTGTTGGCTGGTCGATCACAGTATTCGGCAGATGGGGCGCTCTGGGGCTATTCCTTGTGGCGTTCGCGGAGTCCAGTTTCTTCCCAGTTCCCCCAGATGTGTTGCTGTTTCCTCTGTGCCTTTCGCACCCTCGGCGTGCCCTGTGGTATGCCACTGTGACCACAGGAGCATCAGTGCTAGGAGCGGTTTTTGCGTATGCCGTGGGTGTAAGGGGCGGGAGACCCATGCTGCTCCGCTTCACGGATCGAAAAGGGCTTTCCCAAACTGAGACGTTGTTCAAGAAGTACGGCGGATGGGCAGTCGGCATTGCGGCGTTCACACCCATTCCCTTCAAGGTGTTCACCATAGCCTCTGGCATCTTCCGAGTGCGTATGGCCCCGTTCCTCATTGCATCGCTGATCGGGCGAGGTGCGCGCTTCTTCCTTGAGGCAGCGATGACCATCAGGTTCGGCTCTCGGGTGCGTGAGGTTATCGGGCCCTGGTTCGAGATCGCGACACTCGCGCTCTCGCTCCTGGCGGTGGCCGGCGCAGTAGCAGCAGCAGGCCTGCAGAAGCGGCGCTCATCCGGGACAGCCTGGCCGACAGGGAGCCGGGATGGGAACCGAGATGGGAACCGAGATGGGGACGCTGCGCGCCAGGCGCGGCAGCCCAGGCCCAGGCCTGGCGCCAGGCTATTTGGACGGGCACGTGCCGCATTGCTCGGACACGAGAAGCGATTCTGGGGCGAGTGGATGATCTATGCCATGGCGGGGCTCGTCTTTCTCTTTATCGTCACTGAGGAGTTGACGGAACTGGCCTGGTCGGGGCGGGTTCTAGTCCTCCGCAGTATCGACCTTGTGGGCCTTCGCCTCGCAGATGCCCTGCGCGGACTTGGGCCTGAGGCGGGTCGCCTACTCCGGGCAATCTCGGCGCTGGGCAGCCACAATGCGATCGCAGCAATGCTCTGCATGGCTATCGCATTGTTGCTGCTCCGAGCCAAGCATGAGAGGGCCATTGCCCTCACAGTGTGTGTATCAGGCGCTCTCGGGCTGTCTCTCTCCGGTTCTCTAGACCAACTCATGCGCGCCGCCGACATCGTTGGCCCTTCAGCACTTCGAGAGGCTCTGCTTGGAGTGGGCGCCGCCACCGCGCTCTGCTTCTACGGGATGGCGGCCCACATAGCAGCGAAGGCCATGGCCAGTTCGGGGCGTCGCGAGTTCCAGAGCCTCATTCGAGCCATTGCCGGGATCGTGGTCGCAGGCGTCACCATCGCCCAGGTGGGGCTCGGCGCGCGTCTTGCGTCGGAAGCCGCGATCAACCTGGCATCCGGCGGGATCTGGCTGCTTCTGTGCATACGCCTGCTGGGGTTGGCTGAGCGAGGACGGCCGCACAGGTAACGGGCGACCGTCGGCAGGCGGGCCGGCGGCCGACGACGCTGCTCATGATGCAGCCTGGCCTAGACCAGCGAACTCAAGTTGATCGCGAGATCAGCCGTGTACAGCCTGTCATCCACGAGGCTGCGCTTGCACTCACCCTCTACTGTTATCGTGGCGTTGACCTGCTGCTCAGAAGATGAGCCCGTCAAGCGCATTGTCGCAGTGAGTGTGTAACTCTTGCCTTCCTCGAGGGGCTCCACGCCCATGATCTTTAGAGACCCGCTGTGCTCAAACACGAACGCTGCGTTCTCCATCCGAATGTGCAGGATTGCTTTCGATTCGTAGTGCCTGTCGTCACAAGCGAGGTCGAAGGTGATCTCCGCTTGAACGTCGACTGGAGGCGCACTGTCGGATTGGGAAGATAGCCCCCTGGGAAGCTCCGAAAGGACAGTCGGACCGAGGCCGAGGCTGGGAACTGCCTCGACAGTCCATGTGCCGTCATTGGGGACTATGGTCACCTCTCCGAGATCAGTCGTAGCCGCCACGTTCGCATTCACGGATTTGGCGACGAATCCGGCCTTCGCCACCTTCAGCTGGTACGCACCAGGCTTCACGCCGGCTATTTCGAACTTTCCATCGTAATCGGTCATCACGGATCCGTATGAGCCCAGTGTCACTGCAGCTCCATACACCGGTTCGTTCTCGGCCATGATTCGCCCTGACACGTACACTCCGCCTCCTGCACACCCTGCCACGCCGATCATCGCCAGCAACAGCAGGCCCACTGAGGCGATCCTTCTGAGGTTCCTCCAGCACTTGCCCGAATTACTCATTACAGTACCTCCCACCAGAGAATCATTGAACAACGACCGCCGACGCAGTGCCGAACCGGCTGCCGGGTCAGGATCGTGGGCTGCCCCGTACTCTTCACGATGGGCGTCGCCCCCGTAAGTGTGCGACGCGGATTTGAAGAATCCTGCACGTTACGGAGAATATGCGGATAAAGGAGGAACCAGGCGATTACTCGCCCGGTTCCTCCTTTATCCGTTAGCCAGTGTTCAAGGCACGATGTCCCGAAGCTCGAATCCCCAACATTCAGGCAGGTCAGTTCAGAATCTCCGTATCGTCCATAAGCACTTCTGCAGGGCCAGCTATGTGGCGCTGTATGGACAGGTTGATCCTCACGCACATCTTCTCATGGAGTATAGAACGCCCGTTCTGCAGTTCGTCCCGCTCACACACTACTTCTATCGCCTGGAAAGCCACAGTATCAGTGGGCGCCACACCGGGCGCCTCGATGCAGCAGTCAACAGGAATTCTGGCGAACTTGTTGCGCACAACACCATTGACATCGGTCCATGTAACCAGCTTGCAGACGTGGGCATCGACGAGCACAAGGCCAGAGCAGATCTTGATGTTGTCGATTACTGGGAACTTCTGAATGCTGGGTTCCGTTCCCGACTTCAGAGGTGGGCACAGCTGGATGTCGCTCACTACGAGCTCCTCGCACCGAACGCACGCAACGATCACATCCATGCCTTCTTGGAGCAACTGCTCCAGAGTGGGCGCGGGCGGAGCAGTGGGTGCAGCAGCGTTCACGGCAACGGAACCAAAGCCCAGAACCGCCGTTAGGGCGAGCATGAGTAGTACGCGGAGTGCACGCTTACGCATTGTGAGTACTAACCTCCTCCATTTTGGGGTTGCCACACATTATGTGGACACTCCCCTGCTCGCCCCCTGCTACTTGTCACGATTTACCGCGTCTTTAGCACGCGTGTCCATTCTCACGATTCGACCCGTCATTTTGTGCGTGATGCACGCTTTCAATGCACTGTGCACCGTAGTCTCTCGCACATGCACAAGCCCTCATACACACGCAATACCCAGCGGTGTATCAAATAGTGTATACTCGTACCGTGCTGCGAGTCAGCATCAGTTCCGTTCTCTAGTTGACACAATGACGATTCAGAGCGGTGATGAATCCTTGAGATCTAGCGGCCTCCAGAGGCAGATGCAGTTAACAATGATACTGGCGGTTGCACTCACTCTGCATGTTGTGGAGTCGCTGTTCCCACCTTTGCCGGTCCCTGGAGCGAAGATCGGGCTTGCTAACATCGCTAGCCTGGTGGCCCTTCGCTACCTGGGTTTCGGTGCGGCAATCGGCATCAGTGCAGCTCGAAGCATACTGGGGAGCATGCTCGGCGGCAAATTCTGGGGGCTGGGGTTCTGGATGAGTCTATCCGGGGCCACTCTGAGCGCCACAGCGATGGGGATTGCATTGCGGGTGCTGCCCAAGGGATGCTCATCGGTGTGGGCGAGCGTTATCGGGTCAATAGTCCATGCCAGCTGCCAGCTGGCAATCGCCATTATCGCGCTGCAGCAGCCAGGATTGCTCATCGGCGCGCCGGTCCTTATGGGCCTTTCGATAGTAACAGGGGTGTTCATCGGAATAGCCTGCGACAGCCTAGATGGCGCAGTGCGGCAATATGTGCGTTCAAGGAACAGAAGGTGAGGCAGATGAGGAAACGGGAGCGAATACTCATACTAGTGTTGCTCGCAATAGGCATAGCTCTGATCATGTTTGGAGGGGCGCACGGGGGGCGCACGGTCGAGGGCACGACACTCAGAGTAGTCTCCATAGGCGAAGAACGTGATCGCGTAGTGTCGACATTGACACTGTCCGGGACCCTGAAGAAGACAATCCCAGTGAAAGGCCCCCTGGGGACGACAATCGTGGAGGTGGACGGGACCAGAGCGCGGGTATTATCATCACCCTGCCCCGACAAGATATGTGTGAAAATGGGCTGGCTTGAACAGGTTGGAGACTACAGCGCGTGCCTGCCAAATCGAGTGCTGATAGAGATGGTGGACAAGTAGGCTCAGCCGCTGGCTCTACCCCTGGCTTCTACTCCCCGCACTACTCCTCGCTCATCACGTGTGTCCTCAATCGAGGCACGACAAGGCTCACTTCGCCGGACAGCCCCACCGAGGATCCGGGATCGAACTGGTCCACCACCCATGGGGTGCTGCCGAACGGGACTTCCACAGTGTAGCGCAGTTTGTGCCCTAGGAAAGCTGCGCCCGCGATTCTTCCTGGGAGCACGTTGGCATCCTCTGTTGGAAGCGGTTCACCCACAGAGCATAGCTGCACTGATTCTGGCCTCACGCCGATAACCACGGTCTGCCCCGCCCTGATCGGCCTCGTGAGCCCAGTCGCCACGACCTCCGCCGATGCGCACTGCATCGCGGCCACGCTGCCGGAGACCTCAGTCACCAGAGCGGGCGCCAGGTTGATTGTGCCCACGAATTCCGCCACGAACCGATTGGCGGGGTGGTAGTACACCTCATCAGGCGGACCTGCCTGCTGAATCCGGCCTTCGCTCATCACGACTACCTCATCGGAGAGTGCGAACGCCTCCTCCTGATCGTGGGTTACGTATATCGCGGTAATGCCGGTTCTCCTCTGGATCCGGTGAAGCTCCATCCTCACACTCTCCCGAAGCTTTGCATCTAGGTTCGACAGCGGCTCATCTAGGAGAAGCGCATCGGGCTCAACGATGAGCGCTCTGGCCAGAGCCACTCTCTGCTGCTGGCCACCGGAGAGCTGCCCCGGAAACCTATCTCCCATTCCGTCCAACTCCACGAGTTCGAGAGCCGCGCGCACCCGCCGCTTCCTCTCGTCCGCGCGAATCCCCCTCACCAGGAGGCCATAGCCTACATTCTCTGCCACCGTCATATGGGGGAACAGAGCGTACTCCTGAAAAACCATGGCAGTGTTCCGCCTGTAGGCAGGAACATCAGTGATGTCTCGGTCTCCAATTGATATGCGTCCATGGTCGGGCTCTTGGAAGCCTGCTATCATCCTGAGGGTAGTGGTCTTCCCGCAGCCCGAAGGGCCGAGAAAGGTCGTCATGGTCCCCGGCTTTATGTCGAGGTGCAGGTCACGGACTACATGGTTCTTGCCGAACCACTTGTCGAGCCCCGCTAGCTTCACACTCGCTCCAGCACGTCCATCGGCCATCTGCCTTCACCCCTTACGCATTTGGATGCTCAGATTTCGAAGAGTTTCACCTTGCCGCCAAGGGCGAACCTGAAAAATAACAGAGTCAGGGCGATTATGCCGACGACTGCGACTCCTAGAGAGCTAGCCTCGCCCCAGTATCCGTGATCGGCCAAGTTGATAATGGACACAGAAGCAAGTCGCCACTGGGGAGATATCAGGAAGATCGGTCCGCTCACAGCGTTCATCGCCTTAATGAACGTGTAGATGAAACTCACGGTGAATGCCGACCGCAGGAGCGGCAGCATCACATAGCGGAACGACTTGATGGTGTCGGCCCCGAGATTGGTGGACGCTTCCTCTATCGATCTGTCCAGCTGCTTGATCGAGCTTACCGTGGTCCGATAGCCCACGGTCATGTATCGGAACACCATCAGTATCACGATTATCGCCGCAGTGTTTGTGAGAGCCAACGGGGGCGTGTTGAACGATAGGACATAACCGATTCCCAGCACTGTGCCGGGCACCGCGGCCGGTATAACCGCCATGAGATCAAGGGCGCCTGCGCCGATGGGTTTCTTCACATTCACCATGTAGCCGAGCAACACCGCGAAGAGCGCGGTGAAGGCTGCAGCAGCAGCCGAGAGCATGAAACTGTTCTTCAGTTCAACCCCATGCAGCACAGCCGTTACGAAATGGTAGGAGGTGAAGCTGAAGTTGGCGCCCCACGTCTTCGTGAAAGCGCACACCAGGAGCACTCCGTACACCGAGACTACCACCAGCGATGTAATCAGGCATGCCGCAAACAGGCTCCACCTGACCATGGGCGAATGGCCCTTCTTCTCCAGGTTTGTGGGCTTCCCTGTAACGGTGACGA
The sequence above is a segment of the Clostridia bacterium genome. Coding sequences within it:
- a CDS encoding ROK family protein — its product is MDGRTLRTGDRQLIKDINISLAVNAIRQFGPISRVDVARLTGLGRSTVSGIVGLLLKEGFVREIGNAQQDPAKPSVGRPPVMVEFNPSARFVVAVKLAPMSITAAVTDLDAEVIGSVEMPTGTRLSESAIRERISEAVNQAISNCGVSTDKIVGMGVAMPGIVDSRTGVSISPQFFLWQNLPLRNLLEEEFGVPVFIDNDANAATLAEKWKGHGRGASNFVCVTVGIGIGAGIIIDNKLYRGAIAGAGEIGHITIDEDGPECMCGNRGCLEAFAADAAIIREMNRVIESGQESVVSRIAASEGREIDRSVIARAAAAGDSAALSVVRQAGEHIGVGLATLVNILNPEMIVVAGEAALDFGGALLEPMRDSIRRRSMGVLAQRLEVVESSLGANIWIVGAASLVLDDFFGAPIYERRERVAAVSIPELMQGS
- a CDS encoding YqaA family protein encodes the protein MHAIVGWSITVFGRWGALGLFLVAFAESSFFPVPPDVLLFPLCLSHPRRALWYATVTTGASVLGAVFAYAVGVRGGRPMLLRFTDRKGLSQTETLFKKYGGWAVGIAAFTPIPFKVFTIASGIFRVRMAPFLIASLIGRGARFFLEAAMTIRFGSRVREVIGPWFEIATLALSLLAVAGAVAAAGLQKRRSSGTAWPTGSRDGNRDGNRDGDAARQARQPRPRPGARLFGRARAALLGHEKRFWGEWMIYAMAGLVFLFIVTEELTELAWSGRVLVLRSIDLVGLRLADALRGLGPEAGRLLRAISALGSHNAIAAMLCMAIALLLLRAKHERAIALTVCVSGALGLSLSGSLDQLMRAADIVGPSALREALLGVGAATALCFYGMAAHIAAKAMASSGRREFQSLIRAIAGIVVAGVTIAQVGLGARLASEAAINLASGGIWLLLCIRLLGLAERGRPHR
- a CDS encoding carboxypeptidase-like regulatory domain-containing protein — its product is MSNSGKCWRNLRRIASVGLLLLAMIGVAGCAGGGVYVSGRIMAENEPVYGAAVTLGSYGSVMTDYDGKFEIAGVKPGAYQLKVAKAGFVAKSVNANVAATTDLGEVTIVPNDGTWTVEAVPSLGLGPTVLSELPRGLSSQSDSAPPVDVQAEITFDLACDDRHYESKAILHIRMENAAFVFEHSGSLKIMGVEPLEEGKSYTLTATMRLTGSSSEQQVNATITVEGECKRSLVDDRLYTADLAINLSSLV
- a CDS encoding Gx transporter family protein; translation: MRSSGLQRQMQLTMILAVALTLHVVESLFPPLPVPGAKIGLANIASLVALRYLGFGAAIGISAARSILGSMLGGKFWGLGFWMSLSGATLSATAMGIALRVLPKGCSSVWASVIGSIVHASCQLAIAIIALQQPGLLIGAPVLMGLSIVTGVFIGIACDSLDGAVRQYVRSRNRR
- a CDS encoding NusG domain II-containing protein; translated protein: MRKRERILILVLLAIGIALIMFGGAHGGRTVEGTTLRVVSIGEERDRVVSTLTLSGTLKKTIPVKGPLGTTIVEVDGTRARVLSSPCPDKICVKMGWLEQVGDYSACLPNRVLIEMVDK
- a CDS encoding ABC transporter ATP-binding protein — its product is MADGRAGASVKLAGLDKWFGKNHVVRDLHLDIKPGTMTTFLGPSGCGKTTTLRMIAGFQEPDHGRISIGDRDITDVPAYRRNTAMVFQEYALFPHMTVAENVGYGLLVRGIRADERKRRVRAALELVELDGMGDRFPGQLSGGQQQRVALARALIVEPDALLLDEPLSNLDAKLRESVRMELHRIQRRTGITAIYVTHDQEEAFALSDEVVVMSEGRIQQAGPPDEVYYHPANRFVAEFVGTINLAPALVTEVSGSVAAMQCASAEVVATGLTRPIRAGQTVVIGVRPESVQLCSVGEPLPTEDANVLPGRIAGAAFLGHKLRYTVEVPFGSTPWVVDQFDPGSSVGLSGEVSLVVPRLRTHVMSEE
- a CDS encoding iron ABC transporter permease; protein product: MRSNPVSRDLRRMRGEPLLAAMILASAMLLLLFVVWPILKVLSLPSWANWAAYFQNPRFLKATRNSLFMAAISTLSATALGFLYAYAVNRANVPGSRFFKTIAILPIMTPPFITGLAFILLFGRRGFISWTLLHMRPDIYSWKGLWAVQTFAFFPTAFLATSSVLRSISANLELAATNLGASRWRVFKDIVLPLATPGLASAALLVTSQALADFGNPMLIAGDYTVLATEAYLELITNWSPQGAAVLSGVLLAPALMVFFVQRNILERRSFVTVTGKPTNLEKKGHSPMVRWSLFAACLITSLVVVSVYGVLLVCAFTKTWGANFSFTSYHFVTAVLHGVELKNSFMLSAAAAAFTALFAVLLGYMVNVKKPIGAGALDLMAVIPAAVPGTVLGIGYVLSFNTPPLALTNTAAIIVILMVFRYMTVGYRTTVSSIKQLDRSIEEASTNLGADTIKSFRYVMLPLLRSAFTVSFIYTFIKAMNAVSGPIFLISPQWRLASVSIINLADHGYWGEASSLGVAVVGIIALTLLFFRFALGGKVKLFEI